The Procambarus clarkii isolate CNS0578487 chromosome 91, FALCON_Pclarkii_2.0, whole genome shotgun sequence region TTGTAGTAGGATCATTTCAAGTCAACGGTACGCTTGACTATTCCTAAGGATTATTGTTGATTATATTATTGTATCTTAATTTAAATCAATATATAATATCAAGAGGTAAGTTGTATATGGAGTAGAGGGGTGGTGAAGTAGCGGGGATGTGGAGGACTGTgttggttggtgtagtgtgtgtgcagGACGCTGGCCAGCGGGggaccttactctcactctcactctcactctcacactcacacctcaCTCTGTCACCTCTCACTCTCACTACCTCCTGCCACACTCAACCTCATCTACATCACAAGACAAGAGTCACGCCATCTTGCCTGAAGGATCAGAAGAGGTTAGTTGGAGAGCATTTACCGGGAGCGGGCGAGGAGAGTGGAGTGCGCGGCACGTTCAGTTGACATGTCTCTTGTTTTGTtgtgtgttgggctgagtgtagAGGCATTactgcccccaccaccagcactatgGTCACCAGTCCACGCTGGTCTGGCTCACGGTGGCACCCTAGTGACGGCATCACCCCTCCTCAACACATCCACCTCTTTAATCCAAGGCTTCACCTTCCCCAAGATGCCACCCGCCACACTTTTattgtgttttatttatatatatatacaagagttcttatattcttgtgcactcactagcacgcatagcatttcgggcaggtccttaatcctaattttccccggattacgttccgccaaattgtttaacaaccagatactcgttcactgctgggtgaacagaggctacaactaaggattggtgcccagtcaatcctccccggccaggatacaaacccaggccagAGCACTCGggaaacaccaggcgagtgttttaccacttcgccacggggacTACTAGGGAGTTATCTAACTCCGTTTACTGCAAAAGAGTCATTatgtggaagggaagggaacctcAGGATCTAGtgctaagccattatgactatatagcacttggaaggtgtcAAGGTAAGGGTTTGGGGTGGGACAGGGTGGATGGAGTCATATCAAAATGTATCGCCCTGCCTGGGAAGTGAACCCAGAACCATAGAGTTGTGAGTCGCTCGGAGAGGTTTTTTTGTGAGGTTATTGAGGAGGCGCAGCGGCCAGATCAGACACCGAAGTTACACACACGTCGATTGTTTGTAATTGTTAAAGTTATAATGATTAGCTTAGACTGGTTAGTCATGCTACTTTGTTGGGTTACAATTAGTAGGTGTTAATGTAATGTACCTAATGATCTATATTTAGCTACATCATTTTGTCCCTTTTTGTCCTGCTCTAATTTTGTATCTCCCTAAATAttcttttaaattttttttttaattttgagacGCCATTGGTGCCTATCAGAGCTTTGTAAGGGTGACATTTTCGTTCCCTGTGATGCTAACAAATTCTCCAATGACTGTTAGGTGGGATATTTATGTTTACTTGATGTTATTGGTGATAAATAATTTTTAATGACACTAGGGTCCCTCTGAATGTATTTGTAGAACTAGTGGACAGTATCCCAGCTTGAGTGTAGGAAACTACATTCTTTAATgatggaagtgtgtgtgtatggaaaccTCGAGGTAGCTTGAGTTACTCCTACATACCGATTATCGTTTATCagcactatatgggaaggaccctcaCCAGATAAGCTGGACATCCGGATAAGCAGGAATTCTTACCGGTTAAGTCCAAAAGTTAACATTCGCAATTTTTTGTACCAAtaccaacataatttgaatttccaCACTACTGTATCAGCTCGCTAATGTGGACTATATGGGAAAAAACCCAGCCGAATGATCACGTTTTCTGGATTAATGTACTTTTTCATAGCagaagtccaaaagtgaccatttccaactatttttataccacaaacaacataatttgaattgccttgccacatacaattataaaatattcaactagaaacctcagctTACCGTGTTGTAGtttgtcttcttgattgatgctacacattcttgaagttaagaattcttgacaatttacgtTACCTattctaacacaacactaaaattaagacttaaaattactgtacagttcatgaggcaaagttagttttgtctgccagctgctgaagcctcacaggTTGAAGAcgattggcttgcctgtgacgcctcgctggttgaaggcgcttggcttgcctgtgacgcctcactggttgaaggcgcttggcttgcctgtgacgcctcgctggttgaaggcgcttggcttgcctgtgacgcctcgctGGTTGAAGGGCCTTTGGTTGCTTTTCTTGCAAAATAAGAATAAAGTTTAGCTTGCCTTCTGTGTTTATTGGCCTTTTGTATGATCAGCTCTTTGGTTCACCTCAGGTACTGATACATGTTTCCAACTTCTGGATTAGCACAGTTGGATGAAGAATTAATTAATCCATCGACATAGGACATGAGTACACTGTATTTCGTGGTCTGTGGTGTTGGTTCCTCACTGCCTTCTTCATCCTTCACCTCTTCGTCGACCTCACCAATAATAGACTGGAGAATCTCTTCACTCGTCACACCATATCCAGGGTCATTAGCATCTCTttcaagccaatcaaccacatcctgtctTTCTAAATTTTTGCCAGTATTTCTGAACATTCcatggatttcatctgtaaatccttcaaaatTCATTTCTTCATCCTCCTCATTGCTGACTGTAGACGGGAGGAGTTTTTCCAGGAATTCTTCAAAGTCAAGTCCtttacttcactccacaccttgtCCCAGTTATAGATGGCTTCCTTGATGGAATAGTTCTTCAAATTCTCGAGGGTTCTTTTAGCTCTGTTATCCACCCCGAGTTCCATATCTTCCTCAAGAGGCAAAACTACCAAAACTTTGGTGAGCATCATTTTGGTGTACAACCTCTTAGTGGCACAGATAACTCCCTGATCCATAGGCTGGATGAGAGAGGTTGTATTTGGAGGAAGTGTCATGCACGTTATCTTGCCGTCATGTGAGGTTAACGTGTCAATTCTAGGGTGGGCAGCCACATTATTAAGCAACAGCAAAGCCCAAAGTTTGCTTGGCCTCATTTTGAGTTTCTTAACTTGATGGTCACAAACTTCCTTGCAGAATACGTTATGAAACCAAGAAAGAAAGATCTCTTGTGTAAACCATGCATTCTTTGAGTTATAATATTTCACAGGCAGTCTGTCCATGCAATGTTGCTTTCCTCTTGGTTTCTTTGATTTGCCAACAGTTGCACACGTGATTCTGTCTGTGCCGTCGGCATTCGCACACATCATGTGCATTTTATAATTTGTTTCATTTTTAtgataatttttatatttttctttTGCAGATTTTCAAAATGGATAACACTCAGTCTTACCCATCAAAAAAACATGAGCCAGATAATGACAGTGGCCTTGGTATGTATTACATGATACCCCTCAGTTTTCTATGGATACAAAGTTAGTGATACATTTCTTTGAAAGTTAGGATTTTtataaaataacaacatattgaAGTTATTAACTGTTATTAACTAAGTTATTAACTCTTTACTCCATATTTATACAAAAATTTAGGACATATTTGTTTGTTACACTTACTATATTTAATTGCATTTCCAGTTAAGAAAAAAATATTTTCCTtgtcaacaataacaaaacatttcggttaaaaatttcatgtaaatttataaatatattcagttttatAATAGAAAAACTGGCCCAAATTAGATTAAGTGTTCCCAAAGTATAGAATAGAGAACCTGTCCCACACATTAGCACTTCTGCTTTCCCGGCGGGTGGGCCATCGGGTACCCCAAGGTAGAGTGAGAGatgttta contains the following coding sequences:
- the LOC138359506 gene encoding tigger transposable element-derived protein 7-like; the encoded protein is MCANADGTDRITCATVGKSKKPRGKQHCMDRLPVKYYNSKNAWFTQEIFLSWFHNVFCKEVCDHQVKKLKMRPSKLWALLLLNNVAAHPRIDTLTSHDGKITCMTLPPNTTSLIQPMDQGVICATKRLYTKMMLTKVLVVLPLEEDMELGVDNRAKRTLENLKNYSIKEAIYNWDKVWSEVKDLTLKNSWKNSSRLQSAMRRMKK